One Drosophila willistoni isolate 14030-0811.24 chromosome XL unlocalized genomic scaffold, UCI_dwil_1.1 Seg142, whole genome shotgun sequence genomic region harbors:
- the LOC6644765 gene encoding uncharacterized protein LOC6644765, protein MTGYQDITALEKSVANAGSQLYTMAHKLHAVERSLDQTTMEQMDEMEVMELLESMTEVTNEYQNLRKDIQEVQQLQRDVSTSIRFQMRSMQQTFQMLKKRLATSQEQQKKRRRNELMTPQEH, encoded by the exons atGACGGGCTATCAGGATATCACGGCATTGGAGAAATCG GTGGCCAATGCTGGCAGCCAATTGTATACAATGGCCCACAAGCTGCATGCAGTGGAACGTAGCCTGGACCAGACCACAATGGAGCAAATGGATGAAATGGAGGTTATGGAGTTATTGGAATCTATGACCGAAGTGACAAATGAGTATCAAAATCTGCGCAAGGATATACAGGAGGTGCAGCAATTGCAGCGTGACGTCAGCACATCCATACGATTTCAAATGCGAAGCATGCAGCAAACTTTTCAGATGCTCAAGAAGCGACTTGCCACATCCCAGGAGCAGCAAAAGAAACGCCGAAGAAACGAACTGATGACACCCCAAGAGCATTAG